One segment of Parvularcula sp. IMCC14364 DNA contains the following:
- the smpB gene encoding SsrA-binding protein SmpB — translation MVKTVSAGGKSVAENRKARHEYEIEDEFEAGLVLTGTEVKSLRTGKANIAESYASPEAGPAGVEIWLINANIPEYRQGNRENHEPKRKRKLLLHKREANRLIGAVERKGYTIVPLRLYFNDRGMAKLKIGLGRGKALHDKRATEKSRDWNRQKQRLLRDRG, via the coding sequence ATGGTAAAAACAGTCAGTGCCGGTGGCAAATCTGTGGCCGAAAACCGCAAGGCCCGGCATGAGTATGAAATTGAGGATGAATTTGAAGCCGGGCTGGTTCTGACAGGAACGGAAGTCAAGTCCCTGCGCACCGGAAAGGCCAATATCGCAGAGAGTTATGCTTCACCCGAGGCTGGCCCTGCGGGCGTGGAGATATGGCTCATCAATGCAAATATTCCTGAATATCGTCAGGGTAATCGGGAAAACCATGAGCCCAAGCGCAAGCGCAAGCTGTTATTGCACAAGAGAGAAGCCAATCGGCTTATCGGTGCCGTCGAGCGTAAAGGCTATACTATTGTTCCTTTACGTCTCTATTTCAATGATCGAGGCATGGCGAAACTGAAAATCGGTCTGGGTCGGGGCAAGGCACTGCATGACAAGCGCGCAACTGAAAAGAGCCGGGATTGGAACCGTCAGAAGCAGCGGCTGCTGCGTGACAGGGGATAG
- the rpoZ gene encoding DNA-directed RNA polymerase subunit omega, with amino-acid sequence MARVTVEDCVDKVENRFNLVLLAAHRARTISAGAPVTVDRDNDKNPVVALREIADETVEVPIIEDDLVTSMQKQLEIDEPEDAEGAAAEKADLPEHDTVSEDDLLRALQNSGMTPVQPGNRS; translated from the coding sequence ATGGCACGAGTTACGGTTGAAGATTGCGTAGACAAGGTAGAGAACCGCTTTAATCTGGTCCTGCTGGCCGCACATCGCGCGCGGACAATTTCTGCCGGTGCGCCCGTCACCGTGGATCGGGATAATGACAAAAACCCGGTCGTTGCCTTGCGTGAAATAGCCGACGAGACCGTTGAGGTACCAATCATTGAAGATGATCTTGTCACTTCAATGCAGAAACAGCTCGAGATTGATGAGCCTGAAGACGCAGAAGGTGCAGCAGCAGAGAAAGCTGATTTGCCAGAGCATGACACAGTCAGTGAAGACGACCTTTTACGTGCATTGCAAAATTCCGGGATGACCCCGGTACAGCCGGGTAACCGCAGCTGA
- a CDS encoding phosphoenolpyruvate carboxylase: protein MTETQEALSSDLAVSLRKRLAELRDFISVDPLSNPVRQLAHELSCQLENQELNETDLSTLIKLFSDNAFRDRAKTLQRYVELKEGEDPQARLKRAILKPAVSNSFAAFSRYWEETKDVVVFTGHPTFILSKRQREWLINGATGQGATLDDVEHYPDSPITLAAEHAAVLEAMGQASQAISLLHTDIIDIARKEFPDDWRSLRPAPVHLSTWVGYDMDGRTDIGWQDVIRHRLEEKNQRLQIYQERLGQIGQLDSSSQLKEALCELEEMQSHTREVLAYFDKRPETISAISDAANSLTAAGGKYATLDKVRTGLEYVARNGTDQAAREAIALLSDMNVFNLGMGHIHFRLNAAQIRNAARQVLKLDTDEDLFGRSALEKVQKLIRDAQSVEVNFASLAIEKSAASRLVIAMAQILKHIDAEQPIRLLIAELENPVTVLAALYLTKLFGVEDRIDICPLFETPRALDRSRRILDVLFRQEAYREYVEKRGCISIQAGFSDAGRFMGQIPAGLAIERLQGHMADLMDKNDLGHHRAIIFNTHGESMGRGNHQGSFEDRALYALSPWARAQFAKRGIPLVHENSFQGGDGYLLFGNRQLALSVVSSILEARHSAECVQRKPDPFYEDISTSLDFYRTVKSMQEKLYADQAYQTTVSAIGLAFLPVTGSRQSKRQSLQDQEDMSLRRIRAIPHNAILQQMGLLANLTGGIGQAISAEQDYFVWLEQNSDRFGRLMRLVTRARSLSEIKIFIAYMKLFDGSFWATRPLSRREPQLGQSCAVLARELSEDKRYFAALKLAAQLRSDSIALSDQLEAMQLRQSEVFMPDELDILHAIRIAILQHIFLLAARLPDLAPYAGTKKEDVLQMVFRLQTDEATALLEETFPRDSLAMEDFDMAEVANYPADMPKLNDSIRAEFIEPLRRYTKMVQQITSGISNFYSAIG from the coding sequence ATGACAGAGACTCAAGAAGCATTGTCAAGCGACTTGGCTGTATCACTGCGCAAGAGACTGGCAGAGCTGCGGGATTTTATTTCGGTAGACCCGCTATCAAATCCGGTACGTCAGCTCGCGCATGAGCTTTCCTGTCAGCTGGAAAACCAGGAGCTAAATGAAACGGATTTGTCGACACTTATCAAATTGTTCAGTGACAATGCTTTCAGGGACAGGGCAAAGACGCTGCAGCGGTATGTCGAATTGAAAGAAGGCGAAGATCCGCAAGCTCGACTGAAGAGAGCGATTTTGAAACCTGCTGTTTCGAACAGTTTTGCGGCATTTTCCCGCTATTGGGAAGAGACGAAAGATGTTGTGGTCTTCACAGGTCACCCAACATTTATTTTGTCAAAGCGACAACGGGAATGGCTGATCAATGGTGCCACAGGGCAGGGAGCAACCCTTGATGATGTAGAGCATTACCCTGACAGCCCGATCACGCTAGCAGCTGAACATGCTGCCGTTCTGGAGGCCATGGGACAGGCATCTCAAGCTATAAGTTTGTTGCATACGGACATTATAGATATTGCCCGCAAAGAGTTTCCAGATGACTGGCGCAGTTTGCGCCCGGCCCCAGTGCATCTTTCTACCTGGGTTGGCTATGACATGGATGGGCGCACAGATATCGGTTGGCAGGATGTTATCAGACACCGGTTGGAAGAGAAAAACCAGAGGCTGCAGATATATCAGGAGAGATTGGGCCAAATTGGCCAGCTTGATTCTTCGTCTCAACTCAAAGAAGCACTGTGCGAACTTGAGGAGATGCAATCTCATACCCGTGAGGTGTTGGCATATTTCGACAAAAGACCAGAAACTATCAGTGCCATATCTGATGCCGCCAATAGCCTGACGGCAGCTGGGGGAAAATACGCCACTCTCGATAAAGTCCGTACAGGCCTTGAATATGTGGCAAGAAATGGGACAGACCAAGCAGCACGCGAAGCGATTGCGCTGCTTTCTGATATGAACGTGTTTAATCTGGGTATGGGGCATATCCATTTTCGTCTGAATGCCGCCCAGATCAGGAACGCGGCCCGCCAAGTTTTGAAACTGGACACGGATGAAGACCTCTTCGGGCGTTCTGCTCTAGAAAAGGTTCAGAAACTGATCCGGGATGCGCAATCAGTTGAGGTCAATTTTGCCTCACTGGCCATCGAAAAATCTGCAGCCTCAAGACTGGTCATTGCGATGGCACAGATACTGAAACATATTGATGCCGAGCAGCCAATTCGATTGCTGATTGCCGAGTTGGAAAATCCGGTCACAGTGCTCGCGGCGCTCTATCTGACGAAACTGTTTGGCGTTGAGGACAGAATAGATATCTGTCCGCTGTTTGAAACGCCGCGCGCGCTCGATCGTTCTCGTCGTATTCTGGATGTCCTTTTCAGGCAAGAGGCGTACCGTGAGTATGTTGAGAAGCGTGGCTGTATCAGTATTCAGGCAGGGTTTTCGGATGCAGGTCGTTTCATGGGGCAAATCCCGGCTGGCCTGGCTATTGAGCGTCTGCAAGGGCATATGGCCGACCTTATGGACAAGAATGATCTTGGCCATCACAGGGCGATCATTTTCAATACCCACGGTGAGTCAATGGGGCGTGGCAATCATCAGGGCAGTTTCGAAGACAGGGCGTTATACGCCTTGTCGCCATGGGCACGCGCGCAATTCGCCAAAAGGGGTATTCCGCTTGTGCATGAAAACAGTTTTCAGGGGGGAGACGGATACCTTCTTTTTGGCAATCGCCAGTTGGCGCTGTCCGTCGTCAGCTCTATTCTGGAGGCGCGTCATTCTGCTGAGTGTGTGCAGAGAAAGCCTGATCCCTTTTATGAGGATATCAGCACAAGTCTTGATTTTTACCGCACTGTCAAGTCAATGCAGGAAAAGCTGTATGCAGATCAGGCATACCAGACAACAGTGTCTGCTATCGGGCTTGCTTTCCTGCCCGTAACAGGATCACGGCAGTCAAAGCGACAATCTCTTCAAGACCAGGAAGATATGTCATTGAGACGCATACGGGCCATTCCACATAACGCCATTCTTCAACAGATGGGCCTGTTGGCAAATCTGACAGGCGGTATTGGTCAGGCGATATCTGCAGAGCAGGATTATTTTGTCTGGCTTGAGCAAAATTCGGACAGGTTCGGACGCTTGATGAGGCTTGTCACCCGAGCGCGCAGTCTGAGCGAGATAAAAATCTTTATCGCTTATATGAAACTGTTTGACGGGTCGTTCTGGGCGACGCGCCCCTTGTCCCGCAGAGAGCCTCAACTGGGGCAGTCTTGCGCGGTTCTGGCAAGAGAACTTTCAGAGGACAAACGGTATTTTGCAGCCCTGAAACTGGCTGCGCAGCTACGGTCAGACAGTATTGCGCTGTCAGATCAACTTGAAGCAATGCAACTGCGACAATCGGAAGTTTTCATGCCGGATGAGTTGGATATTCTGCACGCCATCAGGATTGCCATTCTGCAACATATTTTCCTGCTGGCGGCCAGATTGCCAGACCTTGCGCCATATGCTGGCACAAAGAAAGAAGATGTTCTGCAGATGGTTTTCCGCCTTCAGACTGATGAAGCAACAGCACTCCTGGAGGAAACATTTCCGCGTGACAGTCTTGCAATGGAAGACTTTGATATGGCGGAAGTAGCAAATTATCCTGCTGATATGCCGAAACTCAACGATTCAATTCGTGCTGAATTCATCGAGCCACTGCGACGCTACACAAAAATGGTTCAGCAAATTACGAGCGGCATCAGCAACTTCTATTCTGCCATTGGTTAG
- a CDS encoding uracil-DNA glycosylase, whose amino-acid sequence MGDPEYTAEPRPDCDLCPRLVAFRDDNQQKYPDWFNGAVPSFAPAGGSAQTELLIVGLAPGLQGANKTGRPFTGDWAGDLLYATLLKFGLAQGTYAAMPDDGLELNGAMITNAVRCVPPQNKPIGAEMKNCRPFLKARIDSLPNLKVIVCLGRIAHENTLSALGLRRAEYKFVHCAEHLLSLDARKLTLIDSYHCSRYNTNTGRLTEEMFEDVFRLATSRIGA is encoded by the coding sequence ATGGGTGATCCTGAATACACCGCCGAGCCGCGTCCCGATTGTGACCTTTGCCCCAGACTGGTGGCATTTCGGGATGACAATCAGCAGAAATATCCAGACTGGTTTAACGGCGCTGTGCCATCTTTTGCGCCTGCAGGCGGGAGCGCACAAACAGAGTTGCTTATTGTTGGCCTGGCTCCAGGCCTGCAAGGGGCTAACAAAACCGGCCGTCCATTCACAGGCGACTGGGCTGGCGACCTTCTCTATGCGACACTTCTGAAATTCGGGCTTGCACAGGGCACCTATGCCGCAATGCCGGATGACGGGCTGGAGTTGAACGGGGCGATGATCACAAACGCTGTTCGATGTGTTCCGCCACAGAACAAGCCAATCGGGGCCGAAATGAAAAACTGCCGCCCTTTCCTGAAAGCGCGGATTGATTCACTCCCCAACTTGAAAGTGATTGTCTGCCTCGGACGAATTGCACATGAAAACACGCTCAGCGCGCTGGGGCTAAGGCGTGCAGAATATAAATTTGTCCATTGTGCGGAACATTTACTCTCTCTGGACGCCAGAAAGCTGACGCTCATCGACAGCTATCATTGCTCGCGATACAACACCAACACAGGTCGTCTTACCGAAGAAATGTTTGAAGACGTTTTCCGGCTGGCAACGTCAAGAATAGGTGCGTAG
- the dapA gene encoding 4-hydroxy-tetrahydrodipicolinate synthase: MADSMHEQFTGSITALVTPFHQGHVDEDAFVKLVHRQIEAGTHALVPVGTTGESPTLSSEEHCRVVSLCVEAAAGRVPVIAGAGSNNTAEAEYYAKAAENAGADAVLCVTGYYNKPSQEGLWLHFRAVHDATSLPVILYNIPGRTNVDIQLATMKRLSELERIIGVKDATGDLARVALQRLGCGTDFLQLSGEDMTAVGYNAMGGKGCISVTANVAPDLCAKMQAACRGGQWPEALDIQDQLAPLHDALFSDTSPGPVKYALSRMGFCSPEARLPIAPVAEAARCKVDSALESLNLL, translated from the coding sequence ATGGCTGACAGTATGCATGAGCAGTTCACTGGATCAATTACGGCACTCGTAACCCCGTTCCATCAGGGGCATGTTGACGAGGATGCGTTTGTCAAGCTCGTGCACCGCCAGATAGAAGCAGGAACACACGCTCTTGTCCCTGTGGGGACGACAGGGGAATCGCCAACATTGAGCAGCGAGGAGCATTGTCGTGTTGTCTCTTTGTGTGTCGAAGCTGCTGCCGGCAGAGTCCCGGTGATTGCAGGAGCGGGTTCTAACAATACTGCAGAGGCAGAATATTACGCGAAAGCCGCCGAGAACGCGGGGGCAGATGCTGTCCTTTGCGTGACCGGATATTACAACAAACCGTCCCAGGAGGGCCTCTGGCTGCATTTCAGGGCAGTCCACGATGCGACGTCTCTTCCGGTCATTCTCTACAACATCCCCGGGCGGACGAATGTTGATATTCAGCTGGCAACGATGAAGCGCCTGTCCGAACTGGAACGGATTATTGGCGTTAAAGATGCCACCGGGGATCTGGCACGTGTTGCCTTGCAACGGCTTGGCTGCGGCACGGATTTTTTGCAGCTGTCCGGCGAAGATATGACGGCCGTTGGCTATAATGCCATGGGCGGGAAGGGGTGCATTTCCGTGACAGCTAATGTGGCACCGGATTTATGTGCTAAGATGCAAGCTGCATGCAGGGGCGGGCAGTGGCCGGAAGCACTGGATATTCAGGACCAACTTGCACCATTGCATGATGCGCTGTTTTCAGATACCAGCCCGGGTCCAGTAAAATATGCACTTTCGAGAATGGGTTTCTGCTCGCCAGAAGCGCGGCTGCCGATTGCACCAGTTGCAGAAGCAGCCCGCTGCAAGGTCGACAGCGCCCTCGAAAGTCTGAACCTGTTGTGA
- the folK gene encoding 2-amino-4-hydroxy-6-hydroxymethyldihydropteridine diphosphokinase: MIIIGLGANLQWSGRQPAENISLAIRAVARLGVPFKSSSLYESEAWPDPDDPVYVNAVIALTDTGLTPEDFLVSLQTLEITFGRQRDSKNRYASRSMDLDLLAFHDEIIGSGATEELTIPHPGLQVRSFVLMPLVEILPVWVHPVSGLTTEQMLRRIDAQGTRILGRGD; the protein is encoded by the coding sequence ATGATTATCATTGGACTCGGCGCAAATCTGCAATGGTCTGGACGCCAGCCAGCAGAGAATATCAGCCTGGCGATAAGGGCTGTTGCACGGCTTGGTGTACCCTTCAAAAGCTCAAGCCTTTATGAGAGTGAAGCCTGGCCTGACCCGGATGATCCGGTTTACGTCAATGCTGTTATTGCCCTCACGGACACAGGCCTGACACCGGAGGATTTTTTGGTGTCACTGCAGACACTCGAGATCACGTTTGGGCGTCAGCGTGACAGCAAGAACAGATATGCCTCGAGATCAATGGATCTTGATCTGCTCGCATTCCATGACGAAATCATTGGTTCGGGGGCGACGGAAGAGTTGACGATACCGCATCCGGGCCTTCAGGTGCGTAGTTTTGTGCTCATGCCACTGGTGGAGATCTTGCCTGTTTGGGTGCATCCGGTTTCCGGGTTGACCACCGAGCAGATGCTTCGACGCATTGATGCTCAGGGCACCAGAATACTTGGGCGTGGGGATTAA
- a CDS encoding NYN domain-containing protein translates to MNWLGLDEDDKCAIFIDGANLYKTARTLGFDIDYKTLLSKTRSESRLIRAYYYTAMQEDRDQDYSPLRPLVDWLDYNGYTMVTKLAREFTDSQGKKRFKGSTDIELAVDLMTLSDTLDAAVIFTGNGDFRYAIEAVQARGVKVILVSTVKTSPPMAGDDIRRQADHFIDLVDIQNVIGRKGAPPRKEASYDDDFEDEFAD, encoded by the coding sequence ATGAACTGGCTTGGACTGGATGAAGACGATAAATGCGCAATTTTCATTGACGGCGCCAATCTTTACAAGACCGCACGGACACTTGGCTTCGATATCGACTACAAGACACTGCTGAGCAAGACCCGCAGCGAAAGCCGCCTGATAAGAGCCTACTATTATACAGCGATGCAGGAAGATCGCGATCAGGACTATTCTCCCCTGCGCCCTCTCGTCGATTGGCTTGACTATAACGGCTACACCATGGTCACGAAACTCGCGCGCGAGTTCACCGACAGTCAGGGCAAGAAGCGCTTCAAGGGATCTACTGACATTGAGCTTGCTGTCGATCTGATGACGCTGTCAGATACCCTTGATGCTGCAGTGATCTTCACTGGCAATGGCGACTTCAGATATGCAATCGAAGCCGTTCAGGCCAGAGGGGTTAAAGTAATCCTCGTCTCAACGGTTAAAACATCGCCGCCAATGGCTGGTGACGATATTCGGCGGCAGGCGGATCACTTTATCGACCTTGTAGATATTCAAAACGTGATCGGCAGAAAAGGTGCGCCGCCTCGAAAGGAAGCCAGCTATGATGATGATTTCGAAGACGAATTCGCAGACTGA
- a CDS encoding lytic transglycosylase domain-containing protein, with amino-acid sequence MSLIRKCITAAATLIILGFCTSALAAPVPRIKPAAPEPVYLSPADYAMLASYFEALDARQWSRARGQQSQLSDTVAQSIAQWAWFRKDPPDLDFMSAGRFIDAHKDWPSISYIQQLAEKSIPEDARPDSVIAFFSNRTPRTGTGHLRLAQALLAKGETERATSHFRNAWIDHDWGSTNEREIARYYGDYLRPEDHARKADRQLFEIVATNTRRLLPYLSPSEKRKAEARIALLRADGNAVSLFNRLTPEEKTDSGVLHAVTRYYRRKGEELTAISYARQAPFAEKEIRNRARWWTEKRLLARWALKNGFYEDAYAMTAYTGLIEGANFAAAEFEAGWIALRFLNDPERARPHFAYLNAGVTAPISLARAQYWLGRTFEAAGDTTRANLHYQVAAKYPLTYYGQLAWEKVQGSIAPPGFPPVTTLTEDAKVVFDARPVVYAMRVLAELDRDREFIIFARQLDDQLQTPEEYAAYEEFMTEQGMVFLSVRAGKVAVRRNADAPSVSYPLIAVPDEAKAFAEHALILGLSRQESEFNPQAFSSAKARGIMQLLASTAQITARKEGLPYYRSRLLDDPSYNMIIGSAHLKHLQARFDGSYIMTLAGYNAGPHRVDQWVETYGDPRQPDVDPVDWVELIPFGETRNYVQRVMENVQIYRARINSQPITGQLSRDLVRGGGTTTAIGITPPTSAITPAANTMSASQASRGSMPQPVAFLIAADMTADDMLRQPAADTSSPDTRLLTDRLMIDQLMSGPSATSSQLYDGAAEDGDSASQNSLDDCDLGEQSVYLEADDLNNRELSDTPC; translated from the coding sequence ATGTCGTTAATCAGGAAATGCATTACAGCAGCGGCCACGCTGATAATTCTGGGCTTCTGCACAAGCGCATTGGCTGCGCCAGTCCCCCGTATCAAACCGGCTGCGCCAGAGCCCGTTTATCTCTCCCCGGCAGATTATGCTATGCTGGCCTCCTATTTCGAGGCGCTGGACGCACGGCAATGGTCCCGTGCACGCGGTCAGCAGTCACAACTCTCTGACACCGTGGCACAGAGCATCGCGCAGTGGGCCTGGTTTCGCAAAGACCCGCCTGATCTTGATTTTATGTCAGCCGGCAGGTTCATTGATGCCCACAAGGACTGGCCAAGCATCAGCTATATCCAGCAGCTGGCCGAGAAAAGTATTCCGGAAGATGCACGGCCTGATTCCGTCATAGCGTTTTTCAGCAACCGTACACCTCGTACCGGCACAGGCCATTTAAGGCTGGCGCAAGCGCTGTTGGCCAAGGGCGAAACAGAGCGTGCCACAAGCCATTTTCGCAATGCCTGGATTGACCATGACTGGGGCTCAACCAATGAGCGTGAAATCGCCAGATATTATGGCGACTACCTGAGACCGGAAGACCATGCCAGGAAAGCAGACCGGCAACTTTTTGAAATTGTGGCAACCAACACACGGCGCCTCCTGCCCTATCTTTCGCCCAGTGAAAAACGCAAGGCAGAAGCCAGAATCGCCTTGTTGCGGGCTGACGGCAATGCCGTATCCCTGTTTAATCGTCTCACGCCCGAGGAAAAAACAGACTCTGGCGTGCTGCACGCCGTAACGCGATATTATCGCCGCAAGGGCGAGGAACTGACCGCGATCAGTTACGCCCGTCAGGCACCTTTTGCCGAAAAGGAAATCCGCAACCGCGCGCGCTGGTGGACAGAAAAGCGGCTGTTGGCGCGCTGGGCACTGAAAAACGGATTTTATGAAGATGCCTATGCCATGACGGCTTACACCGGCCTGATTGAAGGTGCCAACTTTGCCGCCGCCGAATTTGAAGCAGGCTGGATCGCTTTGCGGTTCCTCAATGATCCTGAACGCGCCCGCCCACATTTCGCCTATCTCAACGCCGGTGTAACAGCCCCGATCAGCCTGGCCCGCGCACAATACTGGTTGGGCCGCACCTTCGAGGCTGCCGGTGATACAACACGGGCAAACCTGCATTATCAGGTCGCTGCAAAATATCCCCTGACATATTACGGCCAGCTTGCCTGGGAAAAAGTTCAGGGCTCGATAGCACCGCCAGGGTTTCCCCCCGTCACGACACTGACAGAGGATGCAAAAGTTGTTTTCGATGCCCGGCCTGTCGTCTATGCCATGCGCGTTCTGGCAGAGCTGGATCGCGACCGGGAGTTTATTATTTTTGCCCGGCAACTTGATGACCAGTTACAGACACCTGAAGAATACGCCGCCTACGAAGAGTTCATGACTGAACAGGGAATGGTCTTCCTCTCCGTACGCGCCGGCAAAGTTGCCGTGCGGCGCAACGCCGATGCGCCAAGTGTCTCTTACCCCCTCATCGCCGTTCCAGACGAAGCAAAAGCCTTCGCAGAACATGCTCTTATCCTCGGCCTGTCACGACAGGAAAGCGAGTTCAATCCGCAGGCATTCTCCTCGGCCAAAGCGCGTGGCATTATGCAATTACTGGCCTCCACGGCGCAGATTACCGCGCGCAAGGAAGGACTGCCTTATTATCGCTCGCGTCTGCTTGATGATCCATCCTACAACATGATTATTGGTTCAGCACATTTGAAGCACCTGCAGGCGCGTTTTGACGGTTCCTATATCATGACACTGGCAGGGTATAATGCAGGCCCCCACCGCGTTGACCAGTGGGTTGAGACATATGGCGATCCGAGACAGCCAGATGTTGATCCAGTGGACTGGGTCGAGCTGATCCCTTTTGGCGAAACCCGGAATTACGTGCAGCGGGTGATGGAAAATGTTCAGATTTACCGTGCCCGGATTAACAGTCAGCCCATCACCGGACAATTATCACGCGATCTGGTGCGCGGTGGCGGTACCACCACAGCCATTGGCATCACGCCGCCGACCTCCGCCATCACGCCAGCAGCCAACACGATGTCCGCATCGCAAGCCAGCCGCGGATCAATGCCGCAGCCGGTTGCTTTCCTGATCGCCGCCGACATGACGGCTGACGACATGCTGCGCCAACCTGCGGCCGACACTTCCTCGCCTGACACAAGATTGCTCACAGACCGGCTGATGATCGACCAGCTGATGAGTGGCCCATCCGCCACAAGCTCTCAGCTGTATGATGGCGCTGCAGAGGACGGTGATAGCGCAAGCCAAAACAGCTTGGATGATTGCGACCTTGGCGAGCAAAGCGTCTATCTCGAAGCCGATGATCTCAACAACCGGGAACTTTCAGACACGCCCTGTTAG